GTAAGTTGCCCTCTGAGCGGGAATTATGCGAGTTACTGGGGGTTAAACGCATGACCCTGCGCCAGGGGTTACTGGCCCTGGAGTCGGAAGGCCGTATCTTCAGAAAGGATCGCAAAGGCTGGTTTGCCGCACTGCCACGTTTTAACTACAACCCGGAGTCCTCCACCAGCTTTAAACAGGCGGCCCTGGAGCAGGGGCGTATCCCTTCCTGGCGCTATATCTCCTGCGAAACGGTAGATCACGCACCGGCCGTTATTTGCCAGAATCTGCAGCTTAGCCCGGAAGATCCGGTATATCTGATTTGTGGCTGGGGAGCGCTGGATAACCATAAAGTGTTCTATCACCAGACCTGGATCAATCCGCTGACTGCGCCGGACTTTATCAGCCACCTGGGCAACAACGCGTTTGCGGAAGTGTGGGCGCAACACTATCAGACACAAACACATACCCGTCATCTGGCCTTCAGACCAACCCGCTTAACCGGGGAAGCCTGCCGGGAGATTGGCGGCACCCCCAGCACCCCGTCGATTCTGGTGGAAAAGCACCGGGCAGACAGTCAGGGGCGGGTAGTACAAATTGATATTGAATACTGGCGGTTTGAATCCGTTGATTTTTTTATCGACTTACGGGAGTCAAAATGAATTTACAACAGGCAGTTAAAATTATGCAGAGGGCGGATGATCTGCCGCTTTACCTGCATGCCTATGCGTTCCATCTCAATATGCGGACAGAAAAAATATTACCGGAAGATTTGCTGCTGATTGCCGCACAGCAGCAGCTTCGCGGAGTGAAAATACACGTTCTGGACGGCGAAACCCGCTCCCTTGCCTGTGCCGATCCTTCCCGGCTGGCAAATTTTGGGCAGCAGGCACGCCAGGCCGGGCTGGATATTCATATTGAAACCAGCGCGTCGGATGCCGCAACCCTCGATCAGGCGGTGAATATTGCCCTGAATGTCGGCGCCAGTTCAGTACGGTTTTACCCACGCTATGAGGGGCACCTGCAGGAAGTTTTACAACGGATCCGTGGCGATATTCAGTATCTCAAACAGCATTATCAGCACAGCGGGCTGAGCTTTACCCTGGAGCAGCATGAGGATTTGAAAAGTGCCGAGCTGCTGGCACTGGTTCAGGAGGCTGATTTCCCGCAGCTTTCTCTGCTGTTCGACTTTGCCAATATGATTAATGCGGCGGAAGATCCTCTCAACGCCCTGGCAGTCATGGCTCCGGCAGTGACACAGGTGCATATTAAAGATGCCCAAATCACCCACGAAGCGCAGGGAACCGGTCACC
This Shimwellia blattae DSM 4481 = NBRC 105725 DNA region includes the following protein-coding sequences:
- a CDS encoding sugar phosphate isomerase/epimerase family protein, which codes for MNLQQAVKIMQRADDLPLYLHAYAFHLNMRTEKILPEDLLLIAAQQQLRGVKIHVLDGETRSLACADPSRLANFGQQARQAGLDIHIETSASDAATLDQAVNIALNVGASSVRFYPRYEGHLQEVLQRIRGDIQYLKQHYQHSGLSFTLEQHEDLKSAELLALVQEADFPQLSLLFDFANMINAAEDPLNALAVMAPAVTQVHIKDAQITHEAQGTGHRACASGQGDLPFRELLKNLICLGEETPQVTAYGLEEEVDYYAPAFRYASEGDNPWIPWREMSETPLPTGNVAQRLAQEYQDALNQISYVRNIINELTENARRVLQAA
- a CDS encoding UTRA domain-containing protein, producing the protein MEATSTVEYAKARLAAWLDDGVVGLGSKLPSERELCELLGVKRMTLRQGLLALESEGRIFRKDRKGWFAALPRFNYNPESSTSFKQAALEQGRIPSWRYISCETVDHAPAVICQNLQLSPEDPVYLICGWGALDNHKVFYHQTWINPLTAPDFISHLGNNAFAEVWAQHYQTQTHTRHLAFRPTRLTGEACREIGGTPSTPSILVEKHRADSQGRVVQIDIEYWRFESVDFFIDLRESK